The nucleotide sequence TTCATGCCTGCTCTCACCGGATCGAAGCGATCGGGAAAGCGGGTGGCGTCACTGTAGAGAGCATCGCTAAAAATCGTTTGTTCGAGCTTCGCTGCACTCAGATCTGCCCCCACCAGGTTGGCGAGGCTCAAGTTGGCTAGCGTCAGATTAGTCTGTTGCAAATTTGCATCGGTCAGATCGGCTCTGCTTAAAAACGCTTGCTTTAAATTGGTGCCGCACAGGCTGCTGGAGGAGAGATCGGCTTGGTTCAGATTTGCCCGAACCAAATTGGCGTCAGTCAGACAGCTAGCCTGCAGTTGCATCTGTTCTAAATCGGCCCCGCGCAAATCTGCACTGGCGAGATCCGCCGCCGTAAAGGTTGCCCGCCCGAGATGTGCACCTCGGAAAATCGCTCGACTCAGCTTCACCCCTTCAAACTTGGTATGGGTTAGATTTGCACCACTAAAATTGGCTTCGCTCAGATCGACCTGTTTCAATTGAGATCGACTGAGGTCGATGCGGCTAAAGTCGCGTTTTCCCAGACGGTATTGCTCCAGTAATTCTTCAGCAGGGAGGGTGTGAAACATCGATCGCCATCCGGGGCAAAGGGTCGAGCTGGGGGGATTGTGCCTGCATCACTGGATGCTTCTATCGGTCAAATCCGAGCGCTACCTACGGCTCTGTCTCGGATAGACAGTGTTTGAGACGCGCCCAAAACCGGTTGAGCGCCTCGTAGTCGATCGCATAAGCAAACCCAAACGACTTTTTAGTGACGAAGTGTTTGAAGTAGACGGGGAATTGACCCTTGACCCAGCCGTCGCCACGTTCGACTTTAGCCACATACGAAGTTCTATAGCTCACCAGTTTCCAGCGAACTCGTGCCAAAAATAGATTGCAGAGGGTTTCAAATCCGTCAAAGGGGTTTCGAGCCCTTAACTCGTCCAGCACTGCCAGTTGAGCTGCGAACCCAAATTTGCCCCGCGACATCTTGCTCCACAAGCGATCGATCGTTTGAATGGCTTCCTCGGGGATGGTGGCGATCGCCCGCTCGTCCAATTTGCTGCGTTCCTGTCGGCAACAGGCCAGTAACAACTTGACAGTCTCGGTACTGGCCTCTTCCCAAGATTCTCCAGCCAGTAGAGCCATTAACGTCGAGGTATCAATACTAAAGGCCAAGTTCAACATCGACGGGACAGGTTCGGCGATCGGGATGGAAACCGTTTGATGCTCCCGCCTGGAAATATTGGAGGGATTGACTTTGGCGAGTAAGTGCGCGCTGCCGCCGTTGAGGGTCGGTGCGAGGGCAGCAGTGTGCTGCGATCGAGAACTCTGCGATCGCGCTTGTACGGACTGAGATCCATTCGCCTCGACCGGAATGGTTTCGGACAAACGGCGATCGCCCGAGACTTGCATCCCTCTGACTGACGGTTCGAACAACAGGGGAAAGCGCGTGTCTGGGCTGTAAATAGCCCCTGCGAGTCGGGCAAGAATGAGGTTCGTACCCTGCAGATCGGCACCGCACAAATTGGCTCGTTCGAAATTGACTCGGTTCAGGTTGGTTTGGGCGAGATTGGCATCGCTGAGATCGGCCCCCGCAAAATCGGCCCCCGCCAAGCAGGCTTGCTCTAGATTTGCCCTCTGCAATTGGGCACCCGCTAGATTGGCGGCACTTAATTCTGCTCTAGCCAAGTTGACGCCTGCAAGGTTGGCGTTCGCGAGCTGGGCATTTTCTAACTCTGCCCCCCGCAGATCCGCTCGAGTCAAATTTGCCTCTGTGAGAATGGCATCGTTGAGGCTGGCCCCTCTGAACAGGACTTGACTGAGGTTGGCAGAAGTAAGGTTCGTCTTTGTCAGATCGGCACCGCTCAAATCTGCTTCGCTCAAGTCAACCCCCCGCAGTTGAGCCCGACTGAGGTCGATGCGGTTAAAATCTCGCTGACCCAATCGGTATTGCTCGATCGCCCGATCGGCCAATTCCGAACGTTGGTCAATGGGTTGCATTCCCGCTGCCACCGGATCGAAGTGTTCGGGGAAGCGGGTGGCTTCGCTATAGAGTGCCCCCTCCAGGCAGGACTGGTCCAGCTTGACCCCGACTAAATTGGCCCCACTGAGGTTGGCCTGCGCGAGATTGGCTTGCTCTAGGTTGGCGCGGGCCAGATCGGCGTCGGTCAGGTTGGCCTCGACCAAAGACACTTGTCCCAGATTGGCCCCGCACAGGCTGCTGGCCGCGAGATTGGCCCCGCTCGCATTCGTTCTACTCAAGTTGGCACCGGCCAGATCGGCCCCTTCAAGCTGGGTGCATGCCAACTCGGCCCCCTGCAGATCGGCCTCGGGCAGACTCGCCTCGTCTAGCAGGGCGCGGTCTAGACAAGCACCCCGCAAGCTAACGTTGTTCAGAATGGCAGCGGTGAAGTTGGCATGGGTTAAGTCAGAGCCGCTGAAGTCGGCTTCGCTCACATCAATGTGGCTGAGATCGACTTGACTGAGGGCAATGCGGCTAAAGTCTCGCTGTCCGGCTTTGTATTGTGCGAGCAACTGATTGCGATCGGTGGGACTATCCATACTACCCACACCTCGACAAGGGGATTTTTACGAGATATTTTAGTTTATTTTTCTACACGAGTTTGTTTAGCTTTACAATTTGTCGAAGCGAGTGGTGCTGTTCCACAGGTGCGTTTGAACGGCTCGTCACGGCTGGCCCTGCCGATCGCCATATTCTGCAAACGAGTAACCGACTA is from Synechococcus sp. PCC 7336 and encodes:
- a CDS encoding pentapeptide repeat-containing protein, giving the protein MDSPTDRNQLLAQYKAGQRDFSRIALSQVDLSHIDVSEADFSGSDLTHANFTAAILNNVSLRGACLDRALLDEASLPEADLQGAELACTQLEGADLAGANLSRTNASGANLAASSLCGANLGQVSLVEANLTDADLARANLEQANLAQANLSGANLVGVKLDQSCLEGALYSEATRFPEHFDPVAAGMQPIDQRSELADRAIEQYRLGQRDFNRIDLSRAQLRGVDLSEADLSGADLTKTNLTSANLSQVLFRGASLNDAILTEANLTRADLRGAELENAQLANANLAGVNLARAELSAANLAGAQLQRANLEQACLAGADFAGADLSDANLAQTNLNRVNFERANLCGADLQGTNLILARLAGAIYSPDTRFPLLFEPSVRGMQVSGDRRLSETIPVEANGSQSVQARSQSSRSQHTAALAPTLNGGSAHLLAKVNPSNISRREHQTVSIPIAEPVPSMLNLAFSIDTSTLMALLAGESWEEASTETVKLLLACCRQERSKLDERAIATIPEEAIQTIDRLWSKMSRGKFGFAAQLAVLDELRARNPFDGFETLCNLFLARVRWKLVSYRTSYVAKVERGDGWVKGQFPVYFKHFVTKKSFGFAYAIDYEALNRFWARLKHCLSETEP